AATCCTGCAAAAAAGAAAATGTAAGGTAGTTGGCGCCTACGGCAGTCACTACTCAGTAAACTGAAGAATGGGGTGAATACAAGGAAGTGCTTAGAATACAAGGATAGCTGTGTAGAGAATTGCATACGTTTGTATCTGTGATTGTTAACTTTTATACTGTAGGAAGATagagttaattatagtatttcttGGAGATCCGCCTAGTGTCGGCTAATTGATAGGAGATCCTACCAACTAATTGATTGCTGATTTTGTGATTACAGACATAATGGATCTGCTGTACTGTACCTACTAACAATaactttttgtgaagattcGGTTGTTAGTAATATGTCCTACAGCCAATTTGTTAGTTGTAGTTGGATATTATTGTTcgtatattttaagtatttaaatataattttattaaggtAGTTATTTATCTTTAGTGTTATTTATCTTATCATGATTAGACAATGATTAAAGCTGTTGAGACTAGTGCATATTATGTTCTTTCCTTTTAGAGAAAGCAACTGATCTCATAGGTTGAGATATGTGAGATATCTAGAACTAATATGTAGGttcttattttatgaataagtgCAGTGAATAGACTTGCCTGAGAAATCCATATGAAAAATAACGTGTGTTTATGGATTATTCAAGTGATAGTTGTGTAAGTGATCATttaacttgaaatcaataaataatcttacAGAGGGACTTTTGTGTTTTGATTAATCTTACACGTTTTTTGATTCATGAGTAACAAATAGGGATGAATTTGATATATTAAGAACtatataaaagtatttttgTGATTGAGATAAGATTCATCACCCTAGGTTAAATTAGGAAATGTTCCATTTGTTCTCTGCTAGAATTGATTATGAAATCCTTGTGCAGGGTggaatgaaattagcaaatgagATTTCAGATTTCATTCAATAGGTCAATAGCTAATAAATGataactaatataatttaatattgcaGGCACATTCCATGGATCAAATGTTAAATCAGAATATTTATGATGAAGGGATATTAATTATACTGACAAACCATACACTGAAAAATTAGGTCAAACCATTTTGACATTCTGAATATTTGGATAGTCTTGATATGTTGCTACACAATGGTATTgaccttcaaattaattaattagttaattatatttgttgccAATATATTTGGATTCTAATGAGTCACACATAAAGAATTgttagagaaaataaaacgagAAGTTAAATCAAGTAGACTTAATTACATATAAATTGGCATTGGAATAAAttgcaatttaaaaaaattacgatttttatctaattaattaaatagaaacTTAATTTAAAAACTGTCTAAGAATTATATGGATTACTTATTAAAGTTCCGAACcataattgtaatttatttatttaattagttaaataaataaataaataaattctattaTACTGAAATTCTAAGATTTTAGTATAAAAGGTCATTTTATGAGAGCCTAAAGGACTATTGTGAGAAACCCTTTTTAGAGCCTCTAGAATTTATAGGAAATGTAGCTAGCACTTAAAACTTCTCCCTTTCTCAATCTCTTAAAATTGTTCTAAGGTTTTTCGATTGTTATTCTGTGTGGATATCGTTAAAGACCGGAAACTTGGACGGTTTGTGGTTTGCGGTTTTCAACAACCCAACTAAAGCGATCAATCTCATGTTTTGCtgcaagaaaaataaattatttattttctatttaattattattgcttttttcatttaaatgtGATATATGTtgctgaaattttttatttttctatttctttcgCTGCGTTCAATCCGATTGAATCCCAACATCGGCCTCTTTAGGAGAGCAtgagtcttgatgaagaactAAGTGTTATGGTGTCTGGATCTTCCTTTCCATGGGTGAGATCGCATATGAGCTTATTAGACCTTACCACGTGACTctgtcttatggtgacagctcatggcTCATTTAAGGTAATTGTTCTGTTACATCAGAGGTCTCCCTCTGATCTTCTATTCTTCATATTCGAAGGTGACAGTTGTCTTCACTACTTGGGGCACATTGCTAATTTAGATTACCTCTTCATGCTTGTGTTGCTTCGCTTGATCATAAATGATGAGTACCTTATTTCTCTATAAGTATATTAGGATCGGTATTCGACCATAGTTAGAACTCTCGTCCAGTATATTCCTTGATCAATGGCCAAACTAAACATAAATAACttggttaattttattaatgaggTTAACACCCAATCCTCGACCTTGGCAGATATCTATCTTGTGCCCTTGGTATAAAAAATGCCTAAGAGGTCATTTTGTTTATTGGGATTAACACTCGATCATTTGCTTGGTAGATTCTGTCTTGTgatcttgaaacttttctttatCGGGACTAATACTCGGTCATGTACTTGGCGAATTCTCGCCTTGTGGCTTTGAAACCTCTGTTTATTGGGATTAACACCAGTCATGTGCCTAGCGAATTTATGTCTTGTGGCCTTGAAACCTCTGTttattgggactaacacccggtcatggGCTTAGAGGGTTTTCGTCTTGTGACCttgaaatttttgtttattGAGACTAACACTCGGTCATGTACTTAGTAGATTTTCGCTTTGTGACTTTGAAACTTTTTCTTATTGAGACTAATACCTGGTCACGGGTCTAGCGGGTTCCCACTTTGTAGCCTTGAAACTTGCTTATtgagactaacacccgatcATGTGCCGACAGATTCCCGTCTTGTGGccgtaaaaattttatttattgaaactAATACTTGATTATGTAGCCGATAGATTTTCACCTTCTGacgttaaaatttttatttttttttttgaaataggttaaaatttttatttattaggatTAACGATCGATCATGTGCATTTTTGTTTATTTGGATTTTGCAAGTCCTTACTACTATTCTGAAAGGGTTGATACTAATTTAAACTTGAAATTAAGGTTAGTAGCTCACTTTTTGATGTCGTAAAGAATTTCTATTGATAGGATGTTAGCATCTTTGATATATTTTATGGCTCACGCTCTTATAAATCAAGAATCAAGCCATTTATTGtgatttgttttatttattaaattttgggCTGAGCTATAAATTTACTATTGATTTTGAATTGAACTGTGAATTGTAGGACAATTAGATTTTTCTGAGTTGCTTTTTGgattgaatattatttttaaactctcTGGTAATTAGTCTTTTTTAATCTTGTTAAATACATATTACTTTTGCGTTGATTAAAAAAGGAAttgtctattttttttaaaataatttgattgtTACTCTTTATTTAAAAACTCTATTGATATTTTTAGTTctacttaaaacatttaattttataaaattatgattattgaatgtttcaacttataaaaaaataattattatgatgtttttgaactttataaaaaataataaaagtcaaaATGTGTTAAAATTATGATTAAAATATTCACTAATATAATGTTAAATATACTTTtcatacaaaaataaaagacCTATATTTTGGACTGGCATGGCCCGAGAAAACAAGTTTAGTTTTTCCTTGTGGGCCTTGTCCCCTACTACGTGTACAGACCATAGAGTCTGCCGACACACGTGTAATGGCTAACTTCACATGTGTGGCTACCTCCACTCACATGTTTAGTCTTCTCGAACGCGTTTTTATTTAAtcggattaattaataattttccttttttctttatatatatattttttgatcaAGACTTAACAACTAAGCAAATTAATAGAATTTCAAAATCAGGGTGTGAACACAATCCTTAGAAACGAACTCACCAGAAGACTTTCTAGAAAGTTGCACATAAAATCAACTTCCCAACCTCCACTCTCATTCTCTCCCCTTCTGCCACCTCACCTTCCTACCCCACTAAAACACCGCGTTTTCTCCTCCACCATCGCTTCCTATTTGCTCAACTATGTTTATGTCTTTGCTGAGCAATTgaaacaaaaatatatatatatatataataagaataacaattttgttaaaTTCACTCATCTATGTAACTTTCCACTTTGACAAATCCACACGCAATCTTTGCAATTCTTATATCACTTCACCTTCCTGGAAATTTCCTTCTTCCGCATTGGAGCTCTTCTTATTTAATTTACCCTGTCTCGCCCCCTGCTCTCTCTCATCAATTACAAACCCACTGCTTCATGTCCCTTTTTTTTTGAACTTGTTCTTATTAATCGTCGATAAAATTTCTGTTATTTCTCGGATACCCAGTTCGTGTTTTGTTGTTTTATTATCTGTTTTTGAAGGGAATTGAAGTTGAAGATGGAGAACAACCAGCAATCGTTTTGGCAATTCAGTGATCAGTTGAGGCGACATACTTCAAACTTGGCAAATCTGTCACTCAGTGATACGATATGGAGCAATTCTTATGTATCAAAGAGGCCTGATGAGAGGAAGAATTTTGATATAAGAGTTGGAGGTGAAGTGAATTCTGGTATTAGTTCTAAGTCAAAAGAGTCTGATTTGAACAATGATGGGTGGAAGATAGCATCTAATGGTGGAGCTACCACCGATTTGAATGGATTAAATGATGGGTGGAAGATGTCATCTAGCGGTGGAGCTACTACCGATTTGAATGGATTAAATGATGGGTGGAAGATGTCATCTAGCGGTGGAGCTACTACCGATTTGAATGGATTTAACGATGGGTGGAAGATAGGATCTGGTGTTAACAGTTATGGACTTGGTCCTATTGGAAGTATTGGTCGAGCTGTTGGCGGTGGATCCCAGAAAAATGTTGGGATCAATGGTGGGTTTAATAAGGGGATTTATTCAAAGAGCAATTATAACAACAACATCAATGTTCATGTGAAGGGCAAGAACAAGGGAGAGGACGATCATGGAGGCAAAATTGTGAAGAAGAATAGTAACAAGAAGAGCAATGGTGATAATAACAACAATAATGATGGTAAGGATAAGCTAAGTGCTCTTGATAAGAGATTTAAGACACTTCCACCTTCAGAATCTCTGCCTAGGAATGAAACTGTTGGTGGCTATATCTTTGTTTGTAACAACGATACTATGCAAGAGAATCTCAAGAGACAGCTCTTTGGTATGTCTTTCAATTTCCAACACTTGTATTCTCATGTCTGCTAGAGTCCATAGCGTAGAAGGTCTGGCTTTTTAGGATTTGTTCATGATTCATTTTCAGAGCATGTGACCAATAAATTTTTCTAAGATTTCATTTGATTTTAAACTCTGTTTGTGTTGAATTATATTACAGTGTTATTACGCATGTCTAAACTGTTTcttgaattattatttataggCTTGCCTCCACGATACCGAGATTCAGTAAGGGCGATCACTCCAGGCCTGCCCCTTTTCCTCTACAACTACTCCACCCACCAACTCCATGGAATCTTTGAGGTTtgtatttcttctt
The Manihot esculenta cultivar AM560-2 chromosome 1, M.esculenta_v8, whole genome shotgun sequence genome window above contains:
- the LOC110626616 gene encoding B2 protein isoform X1, giving the protein MENNQQSFWQFSDQLRRHTSNLANLSLSDTIWSNSYVSKRPDERKNFDIRVGGEVNSGISSKSKESDLNNDGWKIASNGGATTDLNGLNDGWKMSSSGGATTDLNGLNDGWKMSSSGGATTDLNGFNDGWKIGSGVNSYGLGPIGSIGRAVGGGSQKNVGINGGFNKGIYSKSNYNNNINVHVKGKNKGEDDHGGKIVKKNSNKKSNGDNNNNNDGKDKLSALDKRFKTLPPSESLPRNETVGGYIFVCNNDTMQENLKRQLFGLPPRYRDSVRAITPGLPLFLYNYSTHQLHGIFEAASFGGTNIDPLAWEDKKCPGESRFPAQVRVVTRKVCEPLEEDSFRPILHHYDGPKFRLELNIPEVLSLLDIFDEQSP
- the LOC110626616 gene encoding B2 protein isoform X2 is translated as MENNQQSFWQFSDQLRRHTSNLANLSLSDTIWSNSYVSKRPDERKNFDIRVGGEVNSGISSKSKESDLNNDGWKMSSSGGATTDLNGLNDGWKMSSSGGATTDLNGFNDGWKIGSGVNSYGLGPIGSIGRAVGGGSQKNVGINGGFNKGIYSKSNYNNNINVHVKGKNKGEDDHGGKIVKKNSNKKSNGDNNNNNDGKDKLSALDKRFKTLPPSESLPRNETVGGYIFVCNNDTMQENLKRQLFGLPPRYRDSVRAITPGLPLFLYNYSTHQLHGIFEAASFGGTNIDPLAWEDKKCPGESRFPAQVRVVTRKVCEPLEEDSFRPILHHYDGPKFRLELNIPEVLSLLDIFDEQSP